One window of Botrimarina mediterranea genomic DNA carries:
- a CDS encoding methyltransferase, translating into MLDLADIQADHQVLEPSCGMGSIVDSLYEQLPELDVTAIEMNRTLKPVLDAKGYAVYFGDFLEHQGEYDRIVMNPPFERGENSDIDHMRHAYTLLKPGGKLVSVMGEGAFSRSD; encoded by the coding sequence ATGCTGGACCTTGCAGACATCCAAGCAGACCACCAGGTGCTCGAGCCGTCGTGCGGCATGGGCTCGATTGTTGACTCTCTCTACGAGCAGCTCCCCGAACTCGATGTCACCGCCATCGAGATGAACCGGACGCTAAAGCCGGTGCTAGACGCCAAGGGCTACGCCGTCTACTTCGGTGACTTCTTGGAGCACCAAGGGGAGTACGACCGGATCGTGATGAACCCGCCCTTTGAGCGTGGCGAGAACTCCGACATCGACCACATGCGGCACGCCTATACGCTACTCAAGCCTGGCGGCAAACTCGTTTCGGTAATGGGCGAAGGTGCGTTCAGTAGAAGTGATTAG
- a CDS encoding helix-turn-helix domain-containing protein, whose protein sequence is MAAKRKLTPKKLGQVLDIQQPQVSDLLTGKVSKMTVDKLTKYLYRLGVNVELDAKPMAKSRKKLHGTEVA, encoded by the coding sequence ATCGCCGCAAAGCGGAAGCTGACGCCGAAGAAGCTCGGCCAGGTGCTCGACATCCAGCAGCCGCAGGTGAGCGACCTACTGACAGGCAAGGTCTCGAAGATGACCGTCGATAAGCTGACGAAGTACCTCTACCGCTTGGGCGTGAACGTCGAACTCGATGCGAAGCCGATGGCGAAGAGTCGCAAGAAGTTGCACGGGACCGAGGTGGCTTAG
- a CDS encoding ArdC-like ssDNA-binding domain-containing protein, whose translation MKKEEAKSLCDSALSELAAALAAGKSEELTRYLNTMSRFHHYSFGNCLLIARQRPTATRVAGFQAWKKLGRSVKKGEKGICILAPMVGKKEDEEGNETKGVLGYRAVHVFDLAQTEGDELPDINRLSGEPGDHLERLVQYVSSLGIELGYEEHLDGADGVSMGGRIYLLSGLNQAEAYNTLAHELAHELMHKAEDRKTLSKTVKELEAESVAYVVSHAAGLSGALKQSKDYIQCHQGDPEQLTASLGRIQQAASQILTGIEAQQLEPEPLSA comes from the coding sequence ATGAAGAAGGAAGAGGCGAAGTCGCTCTGCGACTCGGCGTTATCCGAACTCGCGGCCGCCCTCGCGGCGGGCAAGAGCGAGGAACTCACCAGGTACCTCAACACCATGAGCCGCTTCCACCACTACTCGTTCGGCAACTGCCTGCTCATCGCCCGGCAGAGGCCGACCGCGACGCGGGTGGCCGGGTTCCAGGCGTGGAAGAAGCTCGGACGCTCCGTCAAAAAGGGCGAGAAGGGCATCTGCATCCTCGCCCCAATGGTCGGCAAGAAAGAGGACGAAGAAGGCAACGAGACCAAGGGGGTCCTTGGTTACCGGGCCGTTCACGTCTTCGACCTGGCCCAGACCGAAGGGGACGAGCTCCCCGACATCAACCGCCTCAGCGGGGAGCCGGGAGACCACCTCGAAAGACTCGTTCAATACGTGTCGTCGCTCGGCATCGAGCTGGGCTACGAAGAGCACCTCGACGGGGCCGACGGGGTCTCGATGGGGGGCCGCATCTACTTGCTCAGCGGGCTCAACCAGGCCGAGGCGTACAACACCCTCGCCCACGAGCTGGCCCACGAGCTGATGCATAAGGCCGAGGACCGCAAGACGCTCTCAAAGACCGTTAAGGAACTCGAAGCCGAATCGGTGGCCTACGTCGTCTCGCACGCTGCGGGGCTCTCAGGGGCCCTCAAGCAGTCGAAAGACTACATCCAGTGCCACCAGGGAGACCCCGAGCAGCTCACCGCTTCGCTCGGACGCATCCAGCAGGCGGCCTCGCAGATTCTCACCGGCATCGAAGCCCAGCAGCTCGAACCGGAACCGCTTTCCGCTTGA
- a CDS encoding DUF1559 domain-containing protein yields METPSNRHGFTLVELLVVIAIIGMLVALLLPAVQAARESARRTQCVNRLRQFGIALVSCHDATRALPEAPTATPSAAGLDFGPSNHVLLMPYLEEQSLRDLYDTTRTWHNQTPAVARTSVPLFLCPSSPGETVHLFPLLGPGGLNFPSGDAYAVNHFVYNKGASDAWCLSGAVRPELRGPFELNRSTRFRDVTDGASHTFAMGEAATSLPLCHGAGCTEAASADQVAVQVWMSGEPGYDVLVTQGFMVGSAYGSTAEPLGKTPVTDTSISLAGLGDCRSSQDGGPHSTSNFRSSHPAGVHFLWLDGSARLVATDTDIDAYRAASTMQGGET; encoded by the coding sequence TTGGAAACGCCCTCGAATCGGCACGGCTTCACGCTCGTTGAGCTGCTGGTCGTCATCGCCATCATCGGGATGCTCGTCGCTCTCTTGCTTCCGGCCGTTCAGGCCGCCAGGGAGTCGGCCCGGCGTACGCAGTGCGTGAACCGCCTTCGCCAGTTTGGGATCGCCCTGGTTTCGTGCCACGACGCGACCCGAGCGCTCCCGGAGGCGCCGACGGCGACCCCCTCGGCTGCGGGTCTCGACTTTGGTCCGAGCAACCATGTCCTGCTAATGCCGTACCTCGAAGAGCAGTCGCTCCGTGACCTCTACGACACGACAAGGACCTGGCACAACCAGACCCCCGCGGTGGCCCGGACATCGGTGCCGCTGTTTCTCTGCCCGTCGTCACCGGGGGAGACGGTGCACCTCTTCCCGCTCCTCGGCCCAGGGGGGCTCAACTTCCCGAGCGGCGACGCCTACGCCGTCAACCACTTCGTCTACAACAAAGGGGCGAGCGACGCGTGGTGCCTGTCCGGAGCGGTCCGCCCTGAGCTACGAGGGCCCTTCGAGCTCAACCGCTCCACTCGCTTCCGAGACGTCACCGACGGCGCGAGTCACACCTTCGCGATGGGGGAGGCCGCGACCTCGCTGCCGCTCTGCCACGGCGCCGGTTGCACCGAGGCCGCTTCGGCGGACCAGGTCGCCGTGCAGGTCTGGATGAGCGGCGAGCCCGGTTATGATGTTCTCGTGACGCAAGGGTTTATGGTCGGGAGCGCCTACGGCTCGACCGCCGAGCCGCTCGGCAAGACGCCCGTCACCGACACTTCGATCAGCCTTGCTGGTTTGGGGGATTGCCGCTCGAGCCAAGACGGCGGTCCACACAGCACGAGCAATTTTCGGAGCAGCCATCCGGCGGGGGTCCACTTCTTATGGCTCGACGGCTCGGCTCGCCTAGTCGCAACGGACACCGACATCGACGCTTACCGAGCCGCCTCGACGATGCAAGGCGGGGAGACCTAG
- a CDS encoding nuclear transport factor 2 family protein yields the protein MFRYHRHRLGWTQEDLADLVNKTPRLIAKAEAGGCLHPDSIEAIAAALTTPEIHVFPDELVSSPKQLARAIVEGYARHERQCTKHLHHLLADDIVVVAPGPQDVFTFCGEHHTKDGFDRFWGKFFGMMERLDKQRIVDSMRIIAEGNEVVVLTSEYASAKGDPAPPNVTPIAFVMEFEAGKLRRFEDHFDPTAGYEKLRKMRGLG from the coding sequence ATGTTCCGCTACCACCGCCACCGCCTCGGTTGGACTCAAGAGGACTTGGCGGACCTCGTCAACAAGACCCCCCGGCTCATCGCCAAGGCCGAGGCGGGAGGCTGCCTGCACCCCGACTCGATCGAGGCGATTGCCGCCGCCCTCACGACGCCCGAAATCCACGTCTTCCCCGACGAGCTCGTCTCATCACCTAAGCAGCTGGCCCGGGCGATTGTCGAGGGGTACGCGCGCCACGAGCGGCAGTGCACCAAGCATCTGCATCACTTGCTGGCCGACGACATCGTTGTCGTCGCACCAGGCCCTCAAGACGTTTTTACTTTCTGCGGCGAGCACCACACCAAGGACGGGTTCGACCGCTTCTGGGGCAAGTTCTTTGGGATGATGGAGCGGCTCGACAAGCAGCGAATCGTCGACTCGATGCGGATCATCGCCGAGGGCAACGAGGTCGTCGTTCTCACGAGCGAGTACGCCTCCGCCAAGGGGGACCCGGCGCCGCCCAATGTCACTCCCATCGCATTTGTGATGGAGTTCGAGGCGGGAAAGCTCAGACGGTTCGAAGACCATTTCGACCCGACCGCCGGGTACGAAAAGCTCCGCAAGATGCGGGGGCTTGGTTGA
- a CDS encoding DEAD/DEAH box helicase family protein, which produces MSSEPVVNLGALEPLFGPSDVPNRHRVRGEHDGDPARIINGRRPSPVVIAQNLRRYLADWREAQYGGASDTTRELLHHWFYCDHYIEGPDGASFPFNYYFCQREAIESFIYLYEVLGVRNLSALTAEFGGPDSERAALGINPEEDAWAKYAFKVATGAGKTKIMSLAIVWSYFHALREPDSELAKHFVVIAPGVTVFERLKDDFGDGRIFQNDPLIPSAWRGDWNLSVVLQDEAAAATTGGVLYLTNIHRLYDSARRSRGEAETYDWIGPNVSKAKALDTSLALRERITSHPRLMVLNDEAHHVWDPDSAWNEAISHIHNSTRRRGGGLVAQLDLSATPKDSKGNVFRHVVIDTPLGEAVDAGIIKTPIIGHGSQLVERAHDDAAYKYEQHLTIGYNRWLASKDEWEKSGKKPLMFVMTEDTEAADQIAGRLNSDPSFAELNGKTINLHTNLKGKLKKRGSGVNAYYEFVENEKDISDDDLRALRKLSRELDENSSPYRCIVSVLMLREGWDVRNVTTIVPLRPLTAASKILPEQTLGRGLRRMTPPGQAAEVVTVVEHPSFIGLYREQLSEEGVPIEGIDVEKIPRTTVTIYPDGENKDLKALDLRIPRLSPGYRVEPELGLISIEDIRRSFGTLAPLPLGTPEETEIQYEGRHLITNEVVEQMTIKLDLLADGVGAISFFREEIERAVKIRGTHAKLAPLLQEFLESVLFENQVTLYDPRLLARLADADVREHIRATFVPLVLSRITHKEIRLPEAEAQSMTAWKSFQATHSERHPAEIASRTPFNLVPCNRELEVAFTEFADRAEDVAAFAKNAGPQALRIDYLARDGRRSIYTADFIVRLSDARYYLVETKGQVDVEVAARARAGIEWCKAASTKAVRWEYLYVPQDVFQRVSRRSMRELSRACEPALNELLRDSGPQLSFRFEPSDQERIAGQVLQFISAEELDKLPLRFRKAIEHAVTLYFFHENKDNVSYGPIFQPLLGPVDNAAEALMLERLTGDVPVIDADQKDFFNPDMGEPANRRERDKAEFLRERAKTFKRLLVHRSPLMPTGLLVFCLDYAAKDSEPLGGIFTSVRTQFRGLAKTNLGELVTRVYDFRNDYIAHEKKTLENCDHAKDAVLLWVKTLNLLHKSRLKY; this is translated from the coding sequence ATGAGTAGCGAACCAGTGGTCAACCTAGGGGCGTTGGAACCGCTCTTCGGGCCTTCCGATGTTCCCAACCGACACCGCGTCCGGGGAGAACACGACGGGGACCCAGCCCGCATTATCAATGGGCGCCGACCAAGCCCCGTCGTCATCGCGCAGAACCTACGGCGTTACTTGGCGGACTGGCGTGAGGCCCAGTACGGCGGGGCTTCCGACACGACGCGGGAGTTGCTCCACCACTGGTTCTACTGTGACCACTACATCGAAGGTCCCGACGGGGCGAGCTTCCCCTTCAACTACTACTTCTGCCAGCGAGAGGCGATCGAGAGCTTCATCTACCTCTATGAGGTGCTGGGTGTCCGCAACTTGTCGGCTTTGACGGCTGAATTTGGGGGCCCCGACAGCGAGCGGGCGGCTCTGGGCATCAACCCAGAAGAAGACGCCTGGGCGAAGTACGCCTTCAAGGTCGCTACTGGGGCCGGGAAGACGAAAATCATGAGCCTCGCCATCGTGTGGAGCTACTTCCACGCGCTCCGCGAGCCCGACTCAGAGCTGGCGAAACATTTCGTTGTAATCGCCCCGGGCGTGACCGTCTTCGAACGTCTAAAGGACGACTTTGGCGATGGCCGGATCTTCCAAAATGACCCTCTTATCCCCAGCGCTTGGCGCGGGGATTGGAACCTCTCGGTGGTTCTCCAAGACGAGGCAGCCGCGGCTACGACCGGCGGCGTCTTGTACCTGACTAATATCCATCGCCTCTACGACTCGGCGAGACGCTCTCGGGGGGAGGCTGAGACCTATGACTGGATCGGGCCTAATGTCTCCAAGGCCAAGGCGCTCGACACGAGCCTCGCACTGAGGGAGCGTATCACTTCCCACCCACGGCTCATGGTCCTCAACGACGAGGCACACCATGTCTGGGACCCCGACTCGGCGTGGAACGAGGCGATCAGCCACATCCACAACAGCACACGCAGGCGTGGAGGGGGTCTGGTCGCTCAACTCGACCTCTCCGCCACACCAAAAGACAGTAAGGGGAACGTCTTCCGTCACGTTGTGATTGACACGCCGCTAGGCGAGGCGGTGGACGCGGGCATCATTAAGACGCCCATCATCGGTCACGGCTCACAGCTCGTCGAGCGAGCCCACGACGACGCTGCCTACAAGTACGAGCAGCACTTGACGATTGGCTACAATCGCTGGCTCGCCTCCAAGGACGAGTGGGAGAAGAGCGGTAAAAAGCCGTTGATGTTTGTGATGACCGAGGACACTGAGGCGGCGGACCAGATCGCGGGGCGCCTGAACTCGGACCCGTCGTTCGCGGAGCTGAATGGTAAGACCATCAACCTCCACACGAACCTCAAAGGTAAGCTCAAGAAGCGTGGCTCCGGAGTCAACGCCTACTATGAGTTCGTCGAGAACGAGAAGGACATCAGCGACGACGACCTCCGGGCGCTTCGAAAGCTTTCGAGGGAGCTCGACGAAAACTCCAGCCCTTACCGCTGTATCGTCTCGGTTCTGATGCTCCGCGAAGGGTGGGACGTGCGGAACGTCACGACCATCGTTCCACTCCGTCCGCTCACCGCGGCGTCGAAGATTCTCCCGGAGCAGACCCTCGGCCGCGGGTTGCGACGGATGACGCCGCCCGGACAAGCCGCCGAGGTGGTCACCGTCGTTGAGCATCCTTCTTTCATTGGTCTCTACCGAGAGCAACTATCGGAAGAAGGGGTCCCGATCGAGGGCATCGACGTTGAAAAGATTCCCCGGACCACGGTCACGATCTATCCAGACGGGGAGAATAAAGATCTTAAGGCGCTGGACTTGCGGATTCCCCGGCTTTCGCCGGGATACCGCGTCGAACCGGAGTTGGGACTGATATCCATTGAGGACATACGCCGTAGCTTCGGTACTCTCGCACCTTTGCCGCTGGGAACGCCCGAAGAGACGGAGATCCAGTACGAGGGTCGCCACCTCATCACGAACGAGGTCGTCGAACAGATGACGATCAAGCTCGACCTGCTGGCGGACGGCGTCGGGGCCATCTCATTCTTCCGGGAAGAGATCGAGCGGGCGGTCAAGATTCGCGGAACACACGCCAAGCTTGCGCCCCTTCTCCAGGAGTTTCTCGAATCGGTTCTCTTCGAGAACCAGGTGACGCTCTACGACCCGCGTCTGCTGGCTCGGCTGGCAGATGCGGACGTTCGCGAGCACATCCGCGCGACTTTCGTTCCGTTGGTCCTCTCTCGTATCACCCACAAAGAAATAAGACTCCCCGAAGCGGAGGCGCAGTCGATGACCGCCTGGAAGTCGTTTCAGGCGACTCACTCCGAACGTCACCCGGCGGAGATCGCAAGCCGCACGCCATTCAACCTTGTTCCCTGCAACCGGGAACTCGAAGTCGCTTTTACGGAGTTCGCAGACCGTGCGGAGGATGTCGCCGCGTTCGCGAAGAACGCTGGACCGCAGGCCCTCCGAATCGACTACCTGGCCCGGGACGGGCGGCGCTCGATCTACACAGCCGACTTCATCGTCCGTCTCTCAGACGCTCGCTATTATCTCGTCGAAACGAAAGGGCAGGTTGACGTGGAGGTCGCCGCCCGAGCCAGGGCGGGCATCGAATGGTGCAAGGCTGCCTCGACCAAGGCGGTCCGCTGGGAGTACCTGTACGTCCCTCAGGATGTCTTTCAACGCGTCTCTCGTCGGAGCATGCGGGAACTGTCCCGGGCATGCGAACCCGCGCTAAACGAGCTGCTACGCGACTCGGGGCCTCAACTAAGCTTTCGCTTCGAGCCTTCTGACCAAGAACGCATCGCCGGACAGGTGCTGCAATTCATTTCGGCCGAGGAACTTGACAAGCTCCCCCTTCGTTTCCGCAAGGCGATCGAGCACGCAGTCACTTTGTACTTCTTCCACGAGAACAAGGACAACGTCTCGTACGGACCCATCTTCCAGCCGCTCCTGGGGCCTGTCGACAACGCAGCCGAAGCGTTGATGCTCGAGCGTCTCACCGGCGATGTTCCCGTCATCGATGCGGATCAAAAGGACTTCTTTAATCCCGATATGGGCGAGCCTGCCAACCGTAGGGAGAGGGATAAGGCGGAGTTTCTTCGCGAGCGAGCAAAAACTTTCAAGCGACTGCTCGTCCATCGAAGCCCGCTGATGCCCACCGGGCTCCTAGTCTTCTGCCTAGACTATGCCGCCAAAGACTCCGAACCTCTCGGGGGGATATTCACGAGCGTTCGCACGCAATTCCGAGGCCTTGCGAAAACCAATCTCGGCGAACTCGTCACGCGAGTATACGACTTCCGAAACGACTACATCGCCCACGAGAAAAAGACCCTAGAGAATTGCGACCATGCCAAAGACGCGGTGCTTCTCTGGGTCAAGACGCTCAATCTGCTCCATAAGTCACGGCTGAAGTATTAG
- a CDS encoding site-specific DNA-methyltransferase has protein sequence MAQPKKESQPNGTSPAQYGPDNPHPLSTLRTELVWEGKYDEWGNRREVDAASIAMPLQKIETIDEPRARAKAQGLLFDESTAHLDDFRNMLIWGDNKLVASSLLANYRGKIDLIYIDPPFDVGADFSMNVPIGEKNAVVHKDQSTLEMVAYRDTWGRGRDSYLQMMYERLVLIKALLSENGALYVHCDWHVDAYLRAMLDELFAPQNFVNEIVWKRSDAKSDAGQGSRHYSRIQDTILFYRNSENVTWNPLYVPLSEDYVEGFFRYSDEDGRRYKLENMLGPGGEAKGNPVYEVKGVTRAWRYSKKKMQDLIDRGLVVQTNPGTVPMRKSYLEDSKGVQIGTWWDDISMIRGWSHEKCGYTTQKPEALLERIILASTNPGDLVADFFCGSGTTGVVAEKLDRRWIMADLGRFAIHTARKRMIDAQRKQHDGDRPYRAFDVFNLGRYERQWWQKERLKGADDDHRRVVLEFYKAELLKSAPSPLIHGKKGPSLCHVDGIDGILTRREIEAVASAAKEAGAKEVTCLAWEFEMDLRLECNRLEKELGVKIKLIQIPREIMEKNRTEPPPFLEVATLEAKAVYHKKGKEKSVDIKLTRFLPSLAEVPSKELKALQERAIKNGFDFIDFWAVDFDFQHGGPFNHHWQDYRTRKDRSLKTASEQRYQYPKKGVHTACVKVVDIFGCDTSITVEIDYE, from the coding sequence ATGGCGCAACCGAAGAAAGAAAGCCAACCCAACGGCACCAGTCCTGCCCAGTACGGCCCAGACAACCCCCACCCGCTCAGCACGCTTCGTACGGAACTGGTTTGGGAGGGCAAGTACGACGAGTGGGGGAACCGCCGTGAGGTTGATGCGGCGAGTATCGCCATGCCTCTTCAAAAAATTGAAACAATCGACGAGCCACGGGCCCGTGCGAAGGCTCAAGGCCTGCTCTTTGACGAGTCCACAGCCCATCTGGACGACTTCCGGAACATGCTGATTTGGGGTGACAACAAACTTGTCGCATCGTCCCTGTTGGCCAATTACCGAGGGAAGATCGACCTCATCTACATCGACCCACCGTTTGATGTAGGCGCAGACTTCTCGATGAACGTCCCGATTGGCGAGAAGAATGCTGTAGTGCACAAGGACCAGTCCACGCTCGAAATGGTTGCTTATCGTGACACCTGGGGGCGGGGGCGAGATTCCTATCTGCAAATGATGTATGAGCGACTTGTTCTGATAAAAGCTCTGCTATCGGAGAATGGTGCGTTGTATGTGCACTGCGATTGGCACGTGGATGCTTACTTGCGAGCTATGCTTGATGAATTGTTCGCACCACAGAACTTTGTCAACGAGATTGTTTGGAAGAGATCTGACGCGAAGAGCGACGCAGGTCAGGGCAGCCGGCATTACTCGCGGATACAAGACACTATACTATTCTATCGCAATTCCGAGAACGTGACGTGGAACCCTCTGTACGTTCCGCTGAGCGAAGACTACGTCGAGGGTTTCTTTAGGTACAGTGATGAAGACGGGAGGAGGTACAAGCTCGAAAACATGCTTGGTCCAGGTGGGGAAGCAAAGGGCAATCCTGTCTACGAAGTTAAGGGAGTAACGCGAGCCTGGCGATACTCCAAGAAGAAGATGCAGGACCTCATCGATAGAGGGTTGGTGGTGCAAACTAACCCCGGAACAGTTCCGATGCGTAAGAGTTACCTTGAGGACTCCAAAGGCGTACAGATTGGAACTTGGTGGGATGACATCAGTATGATACGCGGATGGTCGCATGAGAAATGCGGGTATACGACGCAGAAGCCTGAGGCTCTCTTGGAGCGAATCATATTGGCATCAACTAACCCAGGAGACTTGGTAGCAGACTTCTTTTGTGGATCCGGCACCACGGGGGTGGTGGCAGAAAAATTAGACCGGCGCTGGATCATGGCAGACTTGGGTCGGTTTGCTATACACACAGCTAGAAAGAGGATGATAGACGCTCAACGTAAGCAACACGACGGCGACCGCCCGTACCGGGCGTTTGACGTATTTAACCTTGGGCGCTACGAGCGGCAGTGGTGGCAGAAAGAACGCCTCAAGGGGGCTGACGACGACCACCGACGTGTGGTGCTTGAGTTCTACAAGGCGGAGTTGCTTAAATCTGCTCCCTCCCCACTCATTCATGGCAAGAAGGGTCCTTCGTTGTGCCACGTCGATGGCATCGACGGCATCCTCACTCGCAGGGAAATTGAAGCCGTCGCTAGTGCCGCCAAGGAGGCCGGGGCGAAGGAGGTGACGTGCCTGGCCTGGGAGTTCGAGATGGACTTGCGCCTCGAGTGCAATCGTCTGGAGAAGGAGCTTGGGGTGAAGATCAAGCTCATCCAGATTCCGCGTGAGATCATGGAGAAGAACCGCACAGAACCGCCGCCGTTTCTGGAGGTGGCGACGCTTGAGGCGAAGGCGGTCTACCACAAGAAGGGGAAAGAAAAATCTGTTGACATTAAGCTGACCAGGTTCCTCCCCTCGCTTGCCGAGGTCCCCAGCAAGGAGCTGAAGGCCCTCCAAGAGCGAGCCATCAAGAACGGGTTCGACTTCATTGATTTCTGGGCGGTCGACTTCGACTTCCAGCATGGCGGGCCCTTCAACCACCACTGGCAGGACTACCGCACGCGAAAAGACCGGTCACTGAAGACCGCGTCGGAACAGCGCTATCAGTACCCGAAGAAGGGCGTCCACACCGCGTGCGTGAAGGTCGTCGACATCTTTGGATGCGACACGTCCATCACCGTCGAGATAGACTATGAGTAG
- a CDS encoding DUF4062 domain-containing protein yields MRVFVSSVMQGFEAERAAARRAIELLRHDAVMAESFGAQPQSSQSSCLERVRSSDVFIGIFGRRYGQVAPSGMAVCEEEFEEARRRGLRILVYVSKEEKEANQVAFLKRVGDYNNGYFYGSYSTPAELQERVVQGLNDLERSDTGKKTGEEAMRQLQSHAGAMPASRHQTSLVFSITPTQKLSEVIGPKKLGEDDFHEQISQLLLFGNKPRFFDASLGTTIEEGRDYVQFLQKIDGRRGTFSSVCLYSDGSVVFGCDLTGPERGMEYAMMLSSVIDSDLTRVRLMAAIQSTAQYYQLLNDHRLATFFALAELRGVEQKQFGPWPSTPPKSMSMPTHQLGNAIYATDGPIKVSLPQTLEGVAIASDFVDRWTRIFKAAGAFFTP; encoded by the coding sequence ATGCGTGTGTTCGTAAGTTCTGTGATGCAAGGATTCGAGGCAGAGCGAGCGGCTGCTCGTAGGGCGATAGAGTTGCTTCGGCACGATGCAGTCATGGCTGAGAGCTTTGGGGCGCAGCCCCAAAGCTCTCAGTCTTCCTGTCTCGAAAGAGTACGGAGCAGTGACGTTTTCATAGGCATCTTTGGTCGTCGATACGGGCAAGTGGCGCCTTCGGGGATGGCTGTCTGCGAAGAGGAGTTTGAAGAGGCTCGTCGACGTGGTCTCCGCATTCTGGTTTACGTCTCGAAAGAGGAGAAAGAGGCGAATCAAGTCGCCTTTCTGAAACGAGTTGGGGACTACAACAATGGGTACTTCTACGGCAGCTACTCCACCCCAGCGGAGCTACAGGAACGAGTGGTTCAAGGGCTAAACGATCTCGAACGGTCTGATACCGGCAAGAAGACCGGCGAAGAGGCGATGCGTCAGCTGCAGTCGCATGCTGGTGCCATGCCAGCGAGTAGGCACCAAACATCGCTAGTCTTTAGCATCACGCCAACGCAGAAACTTAGCGAGGTAATCGGCCCGAAGAAGCTCGGAGAAGATGATTTCCACGAGCAGATTTCTCAACTGCTACTGTTCGGCAATAAGCCACGTTTCTTCGACGCTTCGCTAGGAACTACCATCGAGGAAGGTAGGGACTACGTGCAGTTCCTTCAGAAGATCGATGGGAGGCGAGGAACTTTCTCCTCGGTGTGTCTGTACTCTGATGGAAGTGTGGTCTTTGGCTGCGATCTCACGGGGCCGGAGAGGGGGATGGAATACGCGATGATGCTCAGCAGCGTCATCGACAGTGATCTGACGCGCGTCAGGCTTATGGCTGCGATTCAGAGCACCGCGCAGTACTATCAGCTATTGAATGACCATCGCCTGGCGACGTTCTTTGCTCTGGCGGAGCTGCGGGGAGTCGAACAGAAGCAGTTCGGGCCTTGGCCTAGCACGCCACCAAAATCGATGAGCATGCCGACGCATCAACTAGGAAACGCGATCTACGCGACCGATGGCCCCATCAAGGTATCGCTTCCTCAGACGCTTGAGGGCGTGGCGATCGCTTCCGACTTCGTTGACCGGTGGACACGTATTTTCAAGGCAGCAGGGGCCTTCTTCACCCCATGA
- a CDS encoding type II toxin-antitoxin system VapC family toxin, which translates to MILVDANVLLRLVQPSHSMHPVALEALSRLRQGSQLLAVVPQILYEYWVVATRPTDVNGLGLTAEEADADVAKLIQRFRLLRDERSVFERWHELVVEHKVLGKNAHDARLVAAMQRHGMSRLLTFNGGDFNRYSGVEVLNPQTVADS; encoded by the coding sequence ATGATTCTGGTCGACGCGAACGTTCTGCTTCGATTGGTGCAACCGAGTCACTCGATGCACCCGGTAGCCCTGGAGGCGCTCTCCCGGTTGCGGCAGGGCAGCCAGCTGCTAGCGGTCGTTCCCCAAATCCTCTACGAGTACTGGGTGGTCGCCACCCGCCCGACCGACGTGAACGGCCTGGGGCTGACCGCCGAAGAGGCAGACGCCGATGTCGCTAAGCTTATCCAACGGTTCCGGTTACTGCGGGACGAGCGGAGCGTCTTCGAACGGTGGCACGAGCTAGTTGTCGAGCACAAAGTGCTCGGCAAGAACGCACACGATGCAAGGCTGGTAGCCGCCATGCAGCGGCACGGCATGAGTCGTTTGCTAACCTTCAACGGCGGAGACTTCAATCGGTACAGCGGCGTCGAAGTGCTTAATCCGCAAACGGTCGCTGACTCTTGA